A single region of the Ziziphus jujuba cultivar Dongzao chromosome 10, ASM3175591v1 genome encodes:
- the LOC107407503 gene encoding uncharacterized protein LOC107407503, producing MAAIYSLYIINKSGGLIFYKDYGSAGRMDTNDSLRMASLWHSMHAISQQLSPISGCSGIELLQADTFDLHCFQSLTGTKFFVVCEPGTLHMEGLLKHIYELYTDYVLKNPFYEMEMPIRCELFDINLSQAIQKDRVALLGR from the exons ATGGCGGCAATTTACAGTCTCTATATCATTAACAAATCAGGTGGTTTGATCTTCTACAAG GATTATGGGTCGGCGGGACGGATGGATACCAATGATAGCTTGAGAATGGCTAGCTTATGGCATTCGATGCATGCCATTTCTCAGCAGTTATCGCCGATTTCGGGTTGTTCTGGAATCGAGCTCCTCCAAGCTGACACTTTTGATCTCCATTGCTTCCAATCGCTGACGG GGACAAAGTTTTTTGTGGTCTGTGAACCTGGGACCCTGCACATGGAAGGTCTGTTAAAACACATCTATGAATTATACACGGATTATGTCTTGAAGAATCCCTTTTATGAGATGGAGATGCCTATTCGGTGTGAGCTTTTTGATATCAATCTGTCACAAGCAATACAAAAGGACCGTGTTGCTTTGCTGGGTAGATGA